One Chitinophagaceae bacterium C216 genomic window carries:
- the slyA gene encoding Transcriptional regulator SlyA — protein sequence MPNNQFKKSELYSFITGVASTAIARRLQKKFNNAGVNVTIEQWSVLYHLWKEDGISQQELCKATFRDKPSMTRLVDNLEKAGLVKRITAATDRRKNLIVLTEKAKNLQDICYKLAAETVDEALEGVSAAHIEVCKVVLKQVYENLK from the coding sequence ATGCCAAACAACCAATTTAAGAAAAGTGAGCTATACAGCTTCATAACAGGTGTTGCCAGCACAGCCATTGCCCGACGATTGCAAAAGAAGTTTAATAATGCTGGCGTAAATGTTACTATAGAACAATGGAGCGTACTGTATCACTTATGGAAAGAAGATGGCATAAGTCAGCAAGAGCTTTGTAAGGCTACTTTTCGAGACAAGCCGAGCATGACACGACTGGTAGACAATTTGGAGAAAGCAGGACTAGTGAAGCGCATTACAGCTGCTACGGACAGGCGTAAAAACCTGATTGTACTTACCGAAAAAGCAAAAAACCTGCAGGACATCTGTTACAAGCTTGCCGCTGAAACAGTAGATGAAGCACTAGAAGGAGTCAGTGCCGCCCATATTGAAGTGTGTAAAGTGGTATTGAAACAGGTATACGAAAACCTGAAGTAG
- the korB gene encoding 2-oxoglutarate oxidoreductase subunit KorB: MLPHTAKYSKSHTNVNIRNNTFFSRTFARDLIKMSEVLAPTLTAKDFATDQEVRWCPGCGDYSILAQVQRIMPNLGIPKENIVFISGIGCSSRFPYYMNTYGMHSIHGRATAIATGLKASRPELSVWIVSGDGDGLSIGGNHTIHLLRRNLDVNLLIFNNQIYGLTKGQYSPTSEEHKITKSTPFGSIDHPFNPAALALGANATFVARSMDRDPKHLQAMLIRSHQHKGASFLEIYQNCNIFNDGAFEIFTEKSTKADETLFLEHGQPLIFGAERNKGIRLDGLKPVVVTLGENYSADDLWIHDEQDLYKAQILTRIFDDPHVDGHLPRPFGVFYAVDRPCYEEMMALQIEDAIARKAPDLNALLRGKETWEVA, from the coding sequence ATGCTTCCTCATACGGCAAAATACTCAAAAAGTCATACAAATGTCAATATAAGAAACAATACTTTTTTTAGTCGTACCTTTGCACGCGATTTAATTAAGATGTCAGAAGTTTTAGCACCTACATTAACAGCCAAGGATTTTGCTACCGACCAGGAAGTACGCTGGTGCCCTGGCTGTGGAGACTATTCCATTTTAGCTCAAGTACAAAGAATTATGCCGAATCTCGGCATACCAAAGGAGAATATTGTATTTATTTCAGGAATCGGTTGTAGCAGCCGTTTTCCTTACTATATGAATACATATGGTATGCACTCGATTCACGGGCGTGCTACGGCCATTGCTACAGGCTTGAAAGCGTCGCGCCCCGAACTGAGCGTGTGGATTGTAAGCGGTGACGGCGACGGATTGAGCATCGGTGGTAACCATACTATTCACCTGCTGCGCCGCAACCTAGATGTAAATCTGTTGATATTCAACAATCAGATATATGGATTGACTAAAGGGCAATACTCCCCCACCTCTGAGGAGCATAAAATTACCAAATCAACGCCGTTTGGAAGTATTGACCATCCCTTTAATCCTGCAGCACTAGCACTGGGAGCAAACGCTACGTTTGTGGCTCGCAGCATGGATCGCGACCCCAAGCACCTCCAAGCGATGCTGATACGTTCTCATCAGCACAAAGGAGCCTCTTTCCTTGAAATCTATCAAAACTGCAACATCTTTAACGACGGAGCATTCGAAATCTTCACCGAAAAATCAACTAAGGCCGATGAAACCTTATTCCTAGAACATGGCCAGCCCTTGATTTTCGGTGCCGAAAGAAACAAAGGTATTCGCTTGGACGGACTTAAACCCGTAGTAGTCACCTTGGGAGAAAATTACAGTGCCGATGATTTGTGGATTCATGATGAGCAAGACCTTTACAAAGCACAAATCCTCACGCGTATTTTTGATGATCCGCACGTGGATGGGCATTTACCCAGACCCTTTGGGGTATTTTATGCTGTAGACAGACCTTGCTATGAAGAAATGATGGCCCTGCAGATTGAAGATGCCATTGCCCGCAAAGCTCCGGACTTAAATGCACTGTTGCGTGGCAAGGAAACCTGGGAAGTGGCATAA
- the yciO gene encoding putative protein YciO, with amino-acid sequence MLLRIHPQNPQDRLIQQVVDVLKRGGIIVYPTDTIYGLGCDIYQVKAVQEICRIKHIDPKKAQLSFVCSDLSHLSDFARQISNTTYRKLKECLPGPYTFILPASKQVPKILQSKKDTIGLRVPDNKIALTLVRELGHPILSTSLPGEFVEDYTDPELIYEKYKNIVDIVIDGGIGGSVPSTIVNCVDDSFEVIREGAGEWI; translated from the coding sequence ATGTTGTTACGCATTCATCCACAAAATCCCCAGGACCGTCTGATACAACAGGTAGTTGATGTGCTGAAAAGAGGAGGCATCATTGTATATCCTACAGATACTATCTACGGATTGGGCTGTGATATTTATCAGGTGAAAGCCGTTCAAGAAATCTGCCGCATCAAACATATCGACCCTAAAAAAGCACAGCTATCATTTGTGTGTAGTGATCTGAGTCATCTCAGCGATTTTGCCCGTCAAATTTCCAATACCACTTACCGTAAACTCAAGGAATGCTTACCCGGTCCCTATACTTTTATTTTACCGGCTAGCAAACAGGTTCCGAAAATTCTGCAAAGCAAAAAAGACACCATCGGTCTTCGTGTGCCTGACAATAAAATAGCTTTAACTCTTGTAAGAGAATTGGGACATCCTATACTCAGTACTTCTTTGCCCGGAGAGTTTGTGGAAGACTATACCGATCCCGAACTGATTTATGAAAAATATAAGAACATTGTAGATATTGTAATTGATGGTGGAATCGGCGGTAGTGTACCCTCTACCATTGTAAACTGTGTTGATGATAGCTTTGAAGTAATTAGAGAAGGTGCCGGCGAATGGATTTAA
- the fadE gene encoding putative acyl-CoA dehydrogenase, with product MSTTTENTAPIKGAEWLITTSQPAATYTCEDFNEEELMIRDMCTQFLETEILTRLDEIDSMKEGLMASLVQKAGEQGLLAASFPEEYGGLGKDFVTSTIINEYLGAGHSFSVAIAAHTGIGTLPILYFGNEEQKQKYLPKLLTGEWAGAYGLTEPNAGSDALSSKTVAKLSEDGKYYILNGQKCWITNGGFAQVYTVFAKIDGDKFTGFIVERDTEGFTQGSEEQKMGIKGSSTVQLYFQDAKVPVENVLGEIGKGHKIAFNILNIGRLKLCAAALGGAKKAFQTSVAYAKTREQFKQPIANFGAIQHKIAEMAIRIFAAESALYRTAKWIDNLEKQLLAEGKPFNEALLGAAEEYAIECAILKVYGSELLDFVVDEGVQIHGGNGFSAEYNISRAYRDSRINRIYEGTNEINRLLILDMTLKRAMKGRLNLMGPAMQVQSELMSIPDFGAEDEGLFAAEQKLIANFKKAILMVAGAAVQKLMMQIENEQEILMNIADMAIETFHAESVLLRVMKIVEAKGEAHASVYIDIMRTFLYDAADKLNKKGKDAINAFAEGDEQRMILMGLKRFTKADPVNTKDARRRIAHAMIEAEKYFL from the coding sequence ATGAGTACCACTACAGAAAACACTGCCCCTATAAAAGGAGCTGAATGGCTCATCACAACATCTCAGCCAGCTGCCACCTATACCTGTGAAGACTTTAATGAAGAAGAACTGATGATTCGCGACATGTGTACTCAGTTTCTAGAAACGGAGATATTGACCAGACTGGATGAAATTGATAGTATGAAAGAAGGCCTGATGGCCTCTTTGGTGCAAAAGGCTGGCGAACAGGGACTGCTAGCAGCCTCTTTCCCTGAAGAATACGGCGGGCTAGGAAAAGATTTTGTCACTTCGACCATTATTAACGAGTATCTAGGTGCAGGACATTCTTTCTCCGTTGCCATTGCAGCACATACAGGAATTGGCACATTACCCATTCTTTACTTTGGAAACGAAGAGCAAAAGCAAAAATATCTTCCTAAGTTACTTACGGGCGAATGGGCCGGTGCATACGGTTTGACAGAGCCTAATGCGGGCAGTGATGCCCTCAGCTCCAAAACCGTTGCAAAACTGAGTGAGGACGGTAAATATTATATTCTCAACGGACAGAAGTGCTGGATTACCAATGGAGGTTTTGCACAAGTATATACTGTATTTGCAAAGATTGACGGCGATAAATTCACCGGCTTTATTGTAGAACGCGATACGGAGGGTTTTACTCAAGGCTCCGAAGAACAAAAAATGGGCATTAAAGGCTCTTCCACTGTGCAATTATATTTCCAAGATGCGAAAGTACCTGTGGAAAACGTATTGGGTGAAATTGGCAAAGGCCATAAAATTGCTTTCAATATTCTTAATATCGGCAGACTCAAATTATGTGCAGCGGCTTTAGGTGGCGCCAAAAAAGCGTTTCAAACCAGCGTAGCATATGCCAAAACCCGCGAACAGTTTAAACAGCCCATTGCCAACTTTGGTGCTATCCAACATAAAATCGCCGAAATGGCTATTCGCATCTTTGCGGCCGAATCGGCCCTTTATCGTACCGCTAAATGGATTGACAATCTGGAAAAACAACTTCTTGCCGAAGGTAAACCGTTTAACGAAGCCTTACTAGGTGCTGCGGAAGAATATGCCATAGAATGCGCTATCCTGAAGGTATACGGTAGTGAATTGCTGGACTTCGTAGTTGACGAAGGCGTGCAAATCCATGGCGGTAATGGATTTAGTGCCGAATACAACATCTCTCGCGCTTATCGAGACAGCCGTATTAACCGAATTTATGAAGGCACCAATGAAATCAATCGTCTACTTATTCTGGACATGACGTTGAAGCGTGCCATGAAAGGACGCTTGAATTTAATGGGTCCAGCCATGCAAGTGCAGAGCGAACTCATGAGTATTCCCGATTTCGGCGCAGAGGATGAAGGCCTTTTTGCCGCCGAACAAAAGTTAATCGCCAATTTCAAAAAAGCCATACTGATGGTGGCCGGCGCCGCAGTGCAAAAGCTGATGATGCAAATCGAAAACGAACAGGAAATACTGATGAACATAGCCGATATGGCTATTGAAACCTTCCATGCCGAGAGCGTACTGTTACGCGTAATGAAGATAGTAGAAGCAAAAGGTGAAGCCCATGCATCGGTTTATATCGACATTATGCGTACATTTTTATATGATGCGGCCGATAAACTCAATAAAAAAGGAAAAGACGCCATCAATGCTTTTGCCGAAGGCGACGAACAACGCATGATTTTAATGGGTCTCAAACGCTTCACCAAAGCTGATCCGGTAAATACAAAAGATGCGCGTAGAAGAATTGCCCATGCAATGATTGAAGCAGAAAAATATTTCCTGTAA